In Rhizobiales bacterium NRL2, a genomic segment contains:
- a CDS encoding Ku protein has translation MALRAYWKGHIRLSLVTVAVELYSAVERSGRLTLHQIHKPSGKRVRHEKVVPGIGPVDADDIVKGFAVDGDEYVLIEPEELDALKLETRRTIELVQFVDAPEIDPRYFEKPYYVVPADDEVAQEGFSVIRDALRQAGKVGLGQMAARGRDYVVAVKPCGDGLLLETLRYADEIRRSDRVFADIPDRKLDKEMLDLAGELIERKTAPFEPENFRSQYAEAMRDLIEEKRSSGKVVAGSDERRRGKDGDNVVDLMDALKKSVEKGKKSGGSKRRSAGGSGRKKAAG, from the coding sequence ATGGCCCTGCGCGCCTACTGGAAGGGACATATCCGGCTGTCGCTCGTCACCGTTGCGGTCGAGCTCTACTCCGCCGTCGAGCGCTCCGGGCGGCTCACCCTGCATCAGATCCACAAGCCTTCGGGCAAACGGGTCCGCCACGAAAAGGTGGTGCCCGGCATCGGACCCGTCGACGCCGACGATATCGTCAAGGGCTTCGCCGTCGACGGCGACGAATACGTGCTGATCGAACCCGAGGAGCTGGACGCGCTGAAGCTCGAGACCCGGCGCACCATCGAACTGGTCCAGTTCGTCGACGCCCCGGAAATCGACCCGCGCTATTTCGAGAAGCCCTACTATGTGGTTCCCGCCGACGACGAGGTCGCGCAGGAGGGCTTCAGCGTCATCCGCGACGCCTTGCGCCAGGCCGGCAAGGTGGGCCTGGGCCAGATGGCCGCGCGCGGCCGCGACTACGTGGTGGCGGTGAAGCCCTGCGGCGACGGTCTGCTGCTGGAGACGCTGCGCTACGCCGACGAGATCCGCAGGAGCGACCGGGTGTTCGCCGACATCCCGGACAGGAAACTGGACAAGGAGATGCTGGACCTCGCCGGCGAACTCATCGAACGCAAGACGGCGCCCTTCGAGCCGGAGAATTTCCGTTCCCAGTACGCCGAAGCGATGCGGGATCTGATCGAGGAGAAGCGCTCTTCGGGCAAGGTCGTGGCCGGTTCCGACGAGCGCCGCCGCGGCAAGGACGGCGACAATGTCGTCGACCTGATGGACGCGCTGAAGAAGAGCGTGGAGAAGGGCAAGAAATCCGGCGGGAGCAAGCGCCGGTCCGCGGGCGGGAGCGGACGGAAGAAGGCGGCGGGCTGA
- a CDS encoding N-formylglutamate amidohydrolase translates to MQIDPSHSLIDPPVDVRLPDVQTMPVVLASPHSGSTYPPEFLAASRLDRYAIRKSEDSFVDEIFMPAADRGAPLLRALFPRAYCDVNREPYELDPKMFSDALPAHANTSSLRVAGGLGTIARVVSSGEDIYHSKLSYAEAERRIRRYYRPYHDALSTMVQDTFASFGVCIIIDCHSMPSQALPTERRRAGERPDIVLGDRFGTSCARGLSDLAHEFLSARGYAVSRNAPYAGGFCTTHYGRPAAGLHALQIEINRAIYMDESRYRRLPRMTRLAGDLADMVETLGRIESWSMRSAAE, encoded by the coding sequence ATGCAGATCGACCCCAGCCATAGCCTGATCGACCCGCCGGTCGACGTGCGCCTTCCCGACGTCCAGACGATGCCCGTCGTGCTGGCCTCGCCCCATTCGGGATCGACCTATCCGCCGGAGTTCCTGGCCGCCTCGCGGCTGGACCGCTACGCCATCCGGAAATCGGAAGACAGCTTCGTCGACGAGATCTTCATGCCCGCGGCCGACCGCGGCGCGCCGCTGCTCAGGGCGCTGTTTCCGCGCGCCTATTGCGACGTCAACCGGGAGCCCTACGAGCTCGATCCGAAGATGTTCTCCGACGCCTTGCCGGCCCATGCCAACACCAGTTCGCTGCGGGTCGCGGGCGGACTCGGAACCATCGCCCGCGTGGTCTCCAGCGGCGAGGACATCTACCATTCGAAGCTGAGCTACGCGGAGGCGGAGCGGCGGATCCGGCGCTATTACCGGCCCTATCACGACGCGCTGTCGACCATGGTGCAGGACACCTTCGCCAGCTTCGGCGTCTGCATCATCATTGATTGCCATTCCATGCCGTCCCAGGCGCTGCCCACGGAGCGCCGGCGCGCCGGCGAGCGCCCCGACATCGTGCTCGGCGACCGTTTCGGCACCTCCTGCGCCCGGGGTCTGAGCGACCTGGCGCACGAGTTCCTTTCGGCCCGCGGCTATGCGGTCAGCCGCAACGCGCCCTATGCGGGCGGTTTCTGCACCACCCATTACGGCCGGCCCGCCGCAGGGCTGCACGCGCTGCAGATCGAGATCAACCGCGCGATCTACATGGATGAATCGCGCTACCGGCGATTGCCGCGGATGACGCGGTTGGCGGGGGACCTGGCCGACATGGTCGAGACGCTCGGCCGGATCGAGAGCTGGAGCATGCGTTCGGCGGCGGAGTAG
- a CDS encoding ATP-dependent DNA ligase: MASTRNLKTYQSKRDFRESPEPRGSVSKTDGRLYVIQSHDASRHHYDFRLELDGVLLSWAIPKGPSLDPSDKRLAVRTEDHPVDYGGFEGVIPKGYGAGTVMLWDRGEWEAKDDPREALEKGELKFTLKGARLKGGWALVRMKGGKDGDKENWLLVKEKDDHADPETEPGERWTTSAKSRRKMKTIADEGQDLKKGKRYSPGGRAATKPKNSSSGQGGGSSRAKGKGKNAGTENGAMALEFIEPQLATLVDDPPEGEEWLHEIKYDGYRIQAQIKDGEVRLISRNGKDWTDRYPDVAGALKKLKIDDAVMDGELVALDDRGHSNFSRLQQSQRQGDVSLRYYVFDLLHLNAKDLRKSPLTDRKAKLADVVPAKGERVRYSDHIEGSGEAIIEKACDMGMEGIVSKKADAPYKSGRGRGWLKSKCVGDDEFVIVGYRKSDKKGRPFSSLLLGAWDGDELVYRGRVGTGYDARDFDELGGKLDRLSRKTCPLADPPSEARRGAVWVTPKLVAQVAYTEMTGDGLLRHPSYKGLREDKAAREVRTGSRQSGDRENEMELENVRITSPDKVLFPEQGATKRRVAEYLHGNAERILTWLADRPLTFVRCPDGRDDECFFQQHHTASTPDEIGWVEIEESGGKTARHLVISDARGLVAAAQIAALEFHLWGARKDRIDRPERIVFDLDPDEGLDFRDVRAAARELKDILEGAGLTSYPMLTGGKGIHVIVPIQRRRGWDDVKAFAAGLARRMAEADPDRYVAQASKAKRKGRIFIDWLRNERGATAIAPYSPRARAGAPVATPVGWDELGRIDRANRYTLDNIDARLKRLKSDPWEGYGEARQSVTDEHLRFVEDASG; the protein is encoded by the coding sequence ATGGCAAGCACCCGCAATCTGAAAACCTACCAGTCGAAGCGGGACTTCCGCGAGAGCCCTGAACCCCGGGGGTCGGTCAGCAAGACCGACGGGCGCCTCTATGTCATCCAGTCCCACGACGCCAGCCGTCACCACTACGATTTCCGCCTGGAACTGGATGGCGTGCTGCTGAGCTGGGCCATCCCGAAGGGGCCGAGTCTCGACCCGTCCGACAAGCGCCTCGCCGTCCGCACCGAGGACCATCCGGTCGACTATGGCGGCTTCGAAGGCGTGATCCCGAAGGGCTACGGCGCCGGCACCGTCATGCTGTGGGATCGCGGCGAATGGGAGGCGAAGGACGATCCCCGCGAAGCCCTCGAGAAGGGCGAGCTGAAATTCACCCTGAAGGGCGCCCGGCTGAAGGGCGGTTGGGCGCTGGTCCGCATGAAGGGGGGAAAGGACGGCGACAAGGAGAACTGGCTGCTGGTCAAGGAGAAGGACGACCACGCAGACCCGGAGACCGAGCCCGGCGAGCGCTGGACCACCAGCGCGAAGTCGCGGCGGAAGATGAAGACCATCGCCGACGAAGGCCAGGATCTGAAGAAGGGGAAACGCTACAGCCCCGGCGGCCGGGCCGCGACGAAGCCGAAGAATTCCTCTTCGGGACAGGGCGGCGGTTCGTCCCGCGCGAAGGGCAAGGGGAAGAACGCCGGAACGGAGAATGGCGCTATGGCCCTGGAATTCATCGAACCTCAGCTGGCGACCCTGGTCGACGACCCGCCTGAAGGCGAGGAATGGCTGCACGAGATCAAGTATGACGGCTATCGCATTCAGGCGCAGATCAAGGATGGCGAGGTGCGCCTGATCAGCCGCAACGGCAAGGACTGGACGGATCGCTATCCGGATGTGGCCGGGGCGCTGAAGAAACTGAAAATCGACGACGCGGTCATGGACGGTGAGTTGGTCGCGCTGGACGACCGCGGCCACAGCAACTTCTCCCGGCTTCAGCAGAGCCAGCGCCAGGGCGATGTTTCGCTTCGCTACTACGTCTTCGACCTGCTGCATCTGAACGCAAAGGACCTTCGCAAGTCGCCCCTGACGGACCGAAAGGCGAAACTGGCCGACGTCGTCCCCGCGAAGGGCGAGCGCGTGCGCTACAGCGACCACATCGAAGGGTCCGGCGAGGCGATCATCGAGAAGGCCTGCGACATGGGCATGGAAGGCATCGTGTCGAAGAAGGCCGATGCGCCCTACAAGTCGGGCCGCGGGCGCGGCTGGCTGAAGTCGAAATGCGTCGGCGACGACGAGTTCGTCATCGTCGGCTACCGCAAGTCCGACAAGAAGGGCCGGCCCTTCTCCTCCCTGCTGCTGGGCGCCTGGGACGGCGACGAGCTGGTCTATCGCGGGCGCGTCGGCACCGGCTACGACGCGCGGGACTTCGACGAACTGGGCGGCAAGCTCGACCGGCTGTCGCGCAAGACCTGTCCCCTCGCCGATCCACCCTCGGAAGCCCGGCGCGGCGCGGTCTGGGTCACGCCGAAGCTGGTCGCCCAGGTCGCCTATACCGAGATGACCGGCGACGGGCTGTTGCGCCATCCCAGCTACAAGGGCCTGCGCGAGGACAAGGCGGCGCGCGAGGTGCGCACCGGTTCACGGCAGTCCGGCGACCGGGAGAACGAGATGGAACTGGAAAACGTCCGCATCACCAGTCCGGACAAGGTGCTGTTCCCCGAGCAGGGAGCAACCAAGCGCCGGGTGGCCGAATACCTGCACGGCAATGCCGAACGGATACTGACCTGGCTCGCGGACCGTCCGCTGACCTTCGTGCGCTGTCCGGACGGACGCGACGATGAGTGCTTCTTCCAGCAGCACCATACCGCCTCGACCCCGGACGAGATCGGATGGGTGGAGATCGAGGAAAGCGGCGGCAAGACCGCACGGCACCTGGTCATTTCCGACGCCAGGGGGCTGGTCGCGGCGGCGCAGATCGCCGCCCTGGAGTTTCATCTCTGGGGCGCGCGCAAGGACCGGATCGACCGGCCGGAGCGGATCGTCTTCGATCTCGACCCGGACGAGGGACTGGATTTCCGGGACGTGCGCGCGGCCGCCCGGGAGCTGAAGGACATCCTCGAAGGCGCGGGGCTGACATCATATCCCATGCTCACCGGCGGCAAGGGCATCCACGTCATCGTACCCATCCAGCGCCGGCGCGGCTGGGACGACGTGAAGGCCTTCGCCGCCGGCCTGGCGCGCCGGATGGCCGAGGCCGATCCCGACCGCTACGTGGCCCAGGCCTCCAAGGCGAAGCGCAAGGGCCGGATCTTCATCGACTGGCTGCGCAACGAGCGTGGCGCCACGGCCATCGCCCCCTATTCGCCCCGCGCCCGCGCGGGCGCGCCCGTGGCGACGCCGGTCGGCTGGGACGAACTCGGCCGCATCGACCGGGCGAACCGCTACACGCTGGACAATATCGACGCGCGGCTGAAACGGCTGAAGTCGGATCCCTGGGAAGGCTATGGCGAGGCCCGTCAATCGGTGACCGACGAGCATCTGCGTTTCGTCGAAGACGCGTCCGGATAG
- a CDS encoding NTP pyrophosphohydrolase has translation MKLVLVAAVALINEQCEVLLAERPDGKSMAGLWEFPGGKVEPDESPEDCLVRECGEELGIRIDPADLRPLTFASHAYDDFHLLMPVFACRRWAGTPSGLENQRIAFAAADDLASFPMPPADAPMLSAIRAEMAR, from the coding sequence GTGAAGCTGGTTCTTGTGGCTGCCGTCGCGCTGATCAACGAACAATGCGAGGTATTGCTGGCAGAACGGCCCGATGGCAAGTCGATGGCCGGCCTCTGGGAGTTTCCGGGCGGCAAGGTGGAGCCGGACGAAAGCCCCGAGGATTGCCTGGTGCGCGAATGCGGCGAGGAACTGGGGATCCGGATCGATCCGGCGGACCTGCGGCCGCTGACCTTCGCCTCCCACGCCTATGACGACTTCCACCTGCTGATGCCGGTCTTCGCCTGCCGGCGCTGGGCCGGGACACCGTCAGGGCTGGAGAACCAGCGCATTGCCTTCGCCGCCGCCGATGATCTGGCGAGCTTCCCGATGCCGCCGGCCGACGCGCCCATGCTCTCGGCCATTCGGGCGGAGATGGCGCGCTGA
- a CDS encoding carbamoyl-phosphate synthase large subunit, with the protein MKKLLVANRGEIAVRVMQTAAEQGWATVAVHADDDAESLHVIRADEAVALGAKGVAPYLDIPRIVDAARQAGASAVHPGYGFLAENADFARACAEAGLTFIGPDAEVLALFGDKGRARSLAIEHGVPVIEGTEGPTGLDEAQRFLDGLGADGAVMVKAVAGGGGRGMRVVRAGEDLASAHERCRSEAKPAFGNPDVYVERLMRPARHVEVQVLGDGQGGVTHFRERECSIQRRNQKIVEVAPAPGLDGDVREGLIEAALKLARAVNYRGLGTFEFLVDARPDAPAPGYAFIEANARIQVEHTVTEEVCDVDLVALQLGVCEGRSLADLGVAGDRPEPKGYAIQLRVNMERMTESGDVMPSGGVLQAFDPPTGRGIRVDSFGYAGYRTSPSFDSLLAKLIVHSADADYAVAVARAYRALSAFRIEGVATNIAFLQNVLKHPDVVANRVDTGFLESRMADLVRPGEHPRLYREVQAAAAGGGRRQAGAKVQNSDPLAILAFGKQEAEARAAAAEEQAPDGARPLLAPMQGTVVAMDVAEGDEVRAGQRVLIMDAMKMEHEITAEFSGVVRQLAVEATDTVYEGDPLVFIEPADVAGAAEAEQEEVDLDHIRPDLAETLERQAKTLDENRPKAVERRRKTGQRTARENVADLIDEGTWVEYGSLAVAAQRTRRSMEDLIENTPADGMLAGLGHVNGDTFPEQKSRVAVLCYDYTVMAGTQGMQNHAKKDRLLQQTLRYKLPLVVFTEGGGGRPGDVDIGQVGGLHIHTFEMFGKMSGLAPIVGINSGYCFAGNAALLGCCDVIIATENSNIGMGGPAMIEGGGLGVFSPKEVGPMSEQVPNGVVDIAVRDEAEAVATAKKYLSYFQGPVADWDCADQRLLRRIVPENRKRLYDVREVIDVVADTGSVLELRRGFGLGMVTALIRVEGRPLGVIANNPSHLSGAIDTPGSDKAARFMRLCDAYDIPIMFLVDTPGMMVGPEVEKTALVRHCSRLFVAGANLTVPFFSFVLRKSYGLGAQGMAGASFHAPLFTVAWPSGEFGGMGLEGAVKLAYRKELLAIEDPGERNRKFEEMVAASYENGKALSTASYFEIDDVIDPADTRRMIVAALKAAPPPEPRSGKKHAWIDTW; encoded by the coding sequence ATGAAGAAACTACTTGTCGCCAATCGAGGCGAAATCGCCGTTCGCGTGATGCAGACCGCCGCCGAGCAGGGCTGGGCGACAGTCGCCGTGCATGCCGACGACGATGCCGAGAGCCTGCACGTCATCCGGGCCGACGAGGCGGTCGCGCTGGGGGCGAAGGGCGTCGCGCCCTATCTCGACATCCCCCGTATCGTCGACGCCGCGAGGCAGGCCGGGGCGAGCGCCGTCCACCCGGGCTATGGCTTCCTGGCCGAGAACGCCGATTTCGCCCGCGCCTGCGCCGAGGCGGGGCTGACCTTCATCGGTCCCGACGCCGAGGTTCTGGCGCTGTTCGGCGACAAGGGACGCGCACGGAGCCTCGCCATCGAGCACGGCGTGCCGGTGATCGAGGGCACTGAAGGCCCGACGGGCCTGGATGAAGCGCAACGCTTCCTCGACGGTCTCGGGGCCGACGGCGCGGTGATGGTCAAGGCCGTCGCCGGCGGCGGTGGCCGCGGCATGCGGGTCGTCCGCGCCGGCGAGGATCTGGCGTCCGCCCATGAACGCTGCCGGTCGGAGGCGAAGCCGGCCTTCGGCAATCCTGACGTCTATGTCGAGCGGCTGATGCGGCCCGCCCGCCATGTCGAGGTGCAGGTGCTGGGCGACGGGCAGGGCGGCGTGACCCATTTCCGGGAACGCGAATGCTCGATCCAGCGGCGCAACCAGAAGATCGTCGAGGTCGCCCCCGCGCCGGGGCTGGATGGCGACGTCAGGGAAGGACTGATCGAAGCGGCGCTGAAGCTCGCACGCGCAGTGAACTACCGCGGTCTCGGCACCTTCGAGTTCCTGGTCGACGCCCGCCCCGACGCGCCGGCGCCGGGCTACGCCTTCATCGAGGCCAATGCCCGCATCCAGGTCGAGCACACGGTGACCGAGGAAGTCTGCGACGTGGATCTGGTGGCGCTGCAGCTCGGTGTCTGCGAAGGGCGGAGCCTGGCCGACCTGGGCGTCGCCGGCGACCGGCCCGAGCCGAAGGGCTATGCCATCCAGCTCCGCGTCAACATGGAGCGGATGACCGAAAGCGGCGATGTCATGCCCTCGGGCGGCGTCCTGCAGGCCTTCGATCCGCCGACGGGGCGCGGCATCCGCGTCGACAGTTTCGGCTATGCCGGCTACCGCACCAGCCCGAGTTTCGATTCCCTGCTGGCCAAGCTGATCGTGCACAGCGCCGACGCCGACTATGCCGTCGCCGTGGCCCGCGCCTATCGCGCGCTGTCGGCCTTCCGCATCGAAGGTGTGGCCACGAACATTGCCTTCCTCCAGAACGTGCTGAAGCACCCGGACGTCGTGGCCAACCGCGTCGACACAGGATTCCTCGAGAGCCGCATGGCCGATCTCGTCAGGCCCGGCGAGCATCCGAGGCTCTATCGCGAGGTCCAGGCCGCGGCGGCTGGCGGCGGACGGCGCCAGGCCGGCGCGAAGGTGCAGAACTCCGACCCGCTGGCCATCCTGGCGTTTGGCAAGCAGGAGGCCGAAGCCCGCGCCGCGGCGGCCGAGGAGCAGGCGCCCGACGGCGCAAGGCCGCTGCTGGCGCCCATGCAGGGGACCGTCGTCGCCATGGACGTGGCCGAGGGCGACGAGGTCCGCGCCGGTCAGCGCGTGCTGATCATGGACGCCATGAAGATGGAGCACGAGATCACGGCCGAGTTCTCCGGCGTCGTCCGCCAGCTCGCCGTCGAGGCGACGGACACGGTCTACGAGGGCGATCCCCTCGTTTTCATCGAGCCTGCGGATGTCGCCGGCGCGGCGGAAGCCGAGCAGGAGGAGGTCGACCTCGACCATATCCGCCCCGATCTCGCGGAGACGCTGGAACGGCAGGCGAAGACGCTGGACGAGAACCGGCCGAAGGCGGTCGAGCGCCGGCGCAAGACCGGCCAGCGCACGGCCCGGGAGAACGTCGCCGACCTGATCGACGAAGGCACCTGGGTCGAGTACGGCTCGCTGGCCGTGGCCGCCCAGCGGACGCGGCGGTCCATGGAGGACCTGATCGAGAATACCCCCGCCGACGGCATGCTGGCGGGGCTGGGGCACGTCAACGGCGATACCTTCCCCGAACAGAAGAGCCGCGTCGCCGTGCTCTGCTACGACTACACGGTGATGGCCGGCACCCAGGGCATGCAGAACCACGCCAAGAAGGACCGCCTGCTGCAGCAGACGCTGCGCTACAAGCTGCCGCTTGTCGTCTTCACCGAGGGCGGCGGCGGCCGGCCCGGTGACGTCGATATCGGCCAGGTCGGCGGCCTGCACATCCACACCTTCGAGATGTTCGGCAAGATGAGCGGTCTTGCGCCGATCGTCGGCATCAATTCAGGCTACTGCTTCGCCGGCAACGCGGCGCTGCTCGGCTGCTGCGACGTCATCATCGCCACCGAGAACTCCAATATCGGCATGGGCGGTCCGGCGATGATCGAGGGCGGGGGGCTCGGCGTCTTCAGCCCCAAGGAAGTCGGGCCGATGTCCGAGCAGGTGCCGAACGGCGTGGTCGACATCGCGGTCAGGGACGAGGCCGAGGCGGTGGCCACGGCGAAGAAGTACCTCTCCTATTTCCAGGGCCCGGTCGCTGACTGGGACTGCGCCGACCAGCGGCTGCTGCGCCGGATCGTGCCGGAAAACCGCAAGCGGCTATACGACGTGCGGGAGGTGATCGACGTCGTCGCCGACACGGGCTCGGTGCTGGAATTGCGCCGCGGCTTCGGCCTCGGCATGGTCACCGCGCTGATCCGCGTCGAGGGGCGGCCGCTCGGCGTCATCGCCAACAATCCGAGCCACCTGTCCGGCGCTATCGACACGCCCGGCTCCGACAAGGCGGCGCGCTTCATGCGCCTCTGCGACGCCTACGACATCCCGATCATGTTCTTGGTCGATACGCCCGGCATGATGGTGGGGCCGGAGGTCGAGAAGACGGCCCTGGTCCGCCATTGCAGCCGGCTGTTCGTCGCCGGCGCCAACCTGACGGTGCCGTTCTTCTCCTTCGTGCTGCGCAAGTCCTACGGCCTCGGCGCCCAGGGCATGGCCGGCGCCAGCTTCCACGCGCCGCTGTTCACCGTGGCCTGGCCGTCGGGCGAGTTCGGCGGCATGGGCCTGGAGGGCGCGGTCAAGCTGGCCTATCGCAAGGAACTGCTGGCGATCGAGGATCCGGGGGAGCGCAACCGCAAGTTCGAGGAGATGGTCGCCGCCTCCTACGAGAACGGCAAGGCGCTCTCGACGGCCAGCTATTTCGAGATCGACGACGTGATAGATCCAGCCGATACCCGGCGCATGATCGTCGCGGCGCTGAAGGCGGCCCCGCCGCCGGAACCCCGCAGCGGCAAGAAGCACGCCTGGATCGACACCTGGTAG
- a CDS encoding bifunctional ornithine acetyltransferase/N-acetylglutamate synthase, which translates to MPLPVSPLAPEKQPELPSIAGCRCGAIAAGLRYKGRNDLTMLAFAPGTTVAGVQTTSTTAGAPVVWNAKRLPGGTARAVIVNAGNANVFNGERGERDVAATAAAVAEALGCAAEEVLVASTGVIGEPMPIDRLCAAVPELAGHVRDDGWPEVAAGIMTTDTFEKRATARVAIDGVEVTINGVAKGSGMIAPNMATMLSYVVTDARLPAAVLRDLLGPIADRTFNCVTVDSDMSTSDMCLLFATGMGPAHRVVERTDDPALADFARVLEDVLRDLAIQVARDGEGAQKLITIDVTGAEDDRAARAVALAIGNSPLVKTAIAGEDANWGRIVMAIGKSGERAERNRLRVRVGGVTIAEDGSRRPDYKEADLGDHMKGRDIRIEVDLGLGDGLARVWTCDLTHGYIDINADYRS; encoded by the coding sequence ATGCCCTTGCCCGTCTCGCCCCTTGCGCCCGAGAAGCAGCCCGAACTGCCGTCCATCGCCGGCTGCCGCTGCGGCGCCATCGCCGCCGGGCTGCGCTACAAGGGCCGCAACGATCTGACCATGCTCGCCTTCGCGCCGGGCACGACCGTCGCCGGGGTGCAGACGACCTCGACCACCGCCGGGGCGCCGGTGGTCTGGAACGCGAAGCGGCTGCCGGGCGGGACGGCGCGGGCTGTGATCGTCAACGCCGGCAACGCCAATGTCTTCAACGGCGAGCGGGGCGAGAGGGATGTCGCCGCGACCGCTGCCGCCGTGGCGGAGGCGCTGGGCTGCGCCGCCGAGGAGGTGCTGGTCGCCTCCACCGGCGTGATCGGGGAGCCCATGCCGATCGATCGGCTGTGCGCGGCGGTGCCGGAACTGGCCGGCCACGTCCGCGACGACGGCTGGCCCGAGGTCGCCGCCGGCATCATGACCACCGATACCTTCGAGAAGCGCGCCACCGCACGGGTGGCCATCGACGGCGTCGAGGTGACCATCAACGGTGTCGCCAAGGGCTCCGGCATGATCGCGCCGAACATGGCGACGATGCTGTCCTATGTCGTGACCGACGCCCGGCTGCCGGCTGCGGTGCTGCGCGACCTGCTCGGCCCCATCGCCGACCGCACCTTCAACTGCGTCACCGTCGACAGCGACATGTCGACTTCCGACATGTGCCTGCTGTTCGCCACCGGCATGGGCCCGGCACACCGGGTGGTCGAGCGTACGGACGACCCGGCGCTGGCAGATTTCGCCCGGGTGCTGGAGGACGTGTTGCGCGATCTCGCCATCCAGGTCGCCCGCGACGGCGAGGGCGCGCAGAAGCTGATCACCATCGACGTCACCGGCGCCGAGGACGACCGGGCCGCCCGGGCGGTGGCGCTGGCCATCGGCAACTCGCCGCTGGTCAAGACGGCGATCGCGGGCGAAGACGCCAACTGGGGCCGCATCGTCATGGCCATCGGCAAGTCCGGCGAACGGGCCGAGCGCAACCGGCTGCGCGTTCGTGTCGGCGGCGTCACCATCGCGGAGGATGGCAGCCGCCGGCCCGACTACAAGGAAGCCGATCTCGGCGACCACATGAAAGGCCGCGACATCCGCATCGAGGTGGACCTCGGGCTCGGCGATGGCCTGGCCCGCGTCTGGACCTGCGACCTCACCCACGGCTACATCGATATCAACGCGGACTACCGGTCGTGA
- a CDS encoding tryptophan--tRNA ligase, producing the protein MATGRIFSGVQPTGNLHLGNYLGAIRNFVALQHDYECIYCVVDMHAITVWQDPAELKTATREVAAAYLAAGIDPKTSIIFNQSQVSAHAELAWIFNCVARMGWLNRMTQFKEKAGKHRENASVGLFVYPNLMAADILAYKATHVPVGDDQRQHLELCRDIAIKFNFDYKTECFPVTEPLIMGAATRVMSLRDGTSKMSKSDPSDNSRINITDDADTIAKKIRRAKTDPHPLPESPEGLADRPEAHNLMGIYAALSDQTREDVVGAFAGAQFSAFKQQLADLAVEKLAPIAAEMRRLMDAPDHVDAVLADGADRAAALAAPILAEVKDIVGFLRR; encoded by the coding sequence ATGGCGACCGGCCGAATCTTTTCCGGCGTGCAACCGACCGGCAACCTCCATCTCGGCAACTATCTGGGCGCGATCCGCAATTTCGTGGCGCTCCAGCACGACTACGAGTGCATCTACTGCGTCGTCGACATGCACGCCATCACCGTCTGGCAGGACCCTGCCGAGCTGAAGACCGCGACCCGGGAGGTCGCCGCGGCCTATCTGGCCGCCGGGATCGACCCGAAGACGTCGATCATCTTCAACCAGTCGCAGGTTTCGGCCCATGCCGAGCTCGCCTGGATCTTCAACTGCGTCGCCCGCATGGGCTGGCTGAACCGCATGACGCAGTTCAAGGAGAAGGCGGGCAAGCACCGCGAGAACGCGTCGGTGGGCCTGTTCGTCTATCCCAACCTGATGGCCGCCGACATCCTGGCCTACAAGGCGACGCACGTGCCCGTGGGCGACGATCAGCGCCAGCATCTCGAGCTCTGCCGCGATATCGCGATCAAGTTCAACTTCGACTACAAGACCGAGTGTTTCCCGGTCACGGAGCCTCTGATCATGGGCGCGGCCACGCGGGTGATGAGCCTGCGCGACGGCACCTCAAAGATGTCGAAGTCGGACCCGTCGGACAATTCGCGCATCAACATCACCGATGACGCCGACACCATCGCGAAGAAGATCCGCCGCGCCAAGACGGACCCACATCCGCTGCCCGAGAGCCCCGAGGGCCTCGCCGACCGGCCCGAGGCCCACAACCTCATGGGCATCTATGCCGCGCTGTCCGACCAGACCAGGGAGGACGTGGTGGGCGCCTTCGCCGGCGCCCAGTTCTCCGCGTTCAAGCAGCAGCTCGCGGACCTCGCCGTCGAGAAGCTGGCGCCGATCGCCGCCGAGATGCGCCGGCTGATGGACGCGCCCGACCACGTCGACGCCGTGCTGGCCGATGGCGCCGACCGCGCCGCAGCGCTGGCGGCCCCGATCCTGGCCGAGGTCAAGGACATCGTCGGCTTCTTGCGCCGGTGA